From a single Terriglobales bacterium genomic region:
- a CDS encoding NAD-dependent epimerase/dehydratase family protein, whose amino-acid sequence MDDSAKPRVLVTGVAGNLGLRLLPELRDFEVVGVDMREPAGAALHAFRAIDLGEEASCAQLVELLRHTRCSAVVHLAFVIDPVRTGVLDVPRMWQINVAGTARVMEAITEVNRLGGGVTKFIFPSSVSAYGPELPHAVDETYPLGAHSLPYAVHKRESDLVVQQRASQLGACGTVILRPHIFVGATMQNYLVGSLRGTPSGRGARAARMRAKGRRLPMLIPFGKQYPDTRFQFLHVDDVARLIAWLLRRGDPDRDLLILNVAGRGAPITLARAAEIARQKILRVPGRATMRALLALLWKLGVSGIPPEALPYMLGTYLMDCSRLERLLGADYQRVIRFTVEEALRETFQAASANAATTSS is encoded by the coding sequence GTGGACGACTCTGCCAAGCCGCGCGTCCTGGTCACCGGCGTCGCCGGCAATCTTGGCCTGCGGCTCCTGCCCGAACTGCGCGACTTCGAAGTCGTCGGCGTAGACATGCGCGAGCCCGCGGGCGCCGCCCTCCACGCCTTCCGCGCCATCGACCTCGGCGAGGAAGCTTCCTGCGCGCAACTCGTCGAGCTGCTCCGCCACACGCGCTGCTCCGCCGTCGTGCACCTCGCCTTCGTCATCGACCCGGTCCGCACCGGCGTGCTCGACGTTCCGCGCATGTGGCAGATCAACGTCGCCGGCACCGCGCGTGTGATGGAAGCCATCACCGAGGTCAACCGGCTTGGCGGCGGCGTCACCAAGTTCATCTTCCCGTCGAGCGTGTCGGCCTACGGCCCGGAGCTGCCGCACGCCGTCGACGAGACCTACCCGCTCGGCGCGCATTCCCTGCCCTACGCGGTCCACAAGCGCGAATCCGATCTGGTCGTGCAGCAGCGCGCGTCGCAGCTCGGCGCCTGCGGCACCGTCATCCTGCGCCCGCACATCTTCGTCGGCGCGACCATGCAGAACTATCTGGTCGGCTCGCTGCGCGGCACGCCCAGCGGTCGCGGCGCGCGCGCCGCGCGCATGCGCGCGAAGGGCCGCCGCCTTCCGATGCTCATCCCCTTCGGCAAGCAGTATCCCGACACGCGCTTCCAGTTCCTGCACGTCGACGACGTCGCGCGCCTCATCGCCTGGCTGCTGCGCCGCGGCGATCCGGACCGCGACCTGCTCATCCTCAACGTCGCCGGCCGCGGCGCGCCCATCACTCTCGCCCGCGCCGCCGAGATCGCGCGCCAGAAGATCCTGCGCGTCCCCGGCCGCGCCACCATGCGCGCGCTGCTCGCGCTGCTCTGGAAGCTGGGCGTCTCCGGCATCCCGCCCGAAGCGCTGCCCTACATGCTGGGGACTTACCTGATGGATTGCTCGCGTCTCGAGCGGCTGCTCGGCGCGGACTACCAGCGCGTCATCCGCTTCACCGTCGAAGAGGCCCTACGCGAGACATTCCAAGCGGCGTCCGCGAATGCGGCCACAACCTCTTCCTAG